A genome region from Schistocerca nitens isolate TAMUIC-IGC-003100 chromosome 4, iqSchNite1.1, whole genome shotgun sequence includes the following:
- the LOC126252826 gene encoding cuticle protein 18.7-like, with protein MKALVVLSALLAVAVAKPGFLAGGIPGAYAPAAYAPAYAAVPPGGPANIVIGPGGVPVDTPAVAAARGAHLAAVAQTQARDAAANAADAAAAAAGAAAGAAFGYAPAVGYAAAAPAVVAPSLGYARYGPANIVIGPGGVPLDTPEVAAAKAANAAAHLEAKARAGIFHG; from the exons ATGAAGGCCCTG GTTGTCCTGAGCGCGTTGCTGGCGGTGGCCGTGGCTAAGCCCGGCTTCCTTGCCGGAGGCATCCCCGGCGCTTACGCCCCCGCCGCCTACGCCCCCGCGTACGCCGCTGTGCCGCCAGGCGGCCCCGCCAACATCGTGATCGGCCCCGGAGGAGTGCCAGTGGACACCCCTGCCGTGGCCGCCGCCAGGGGTGCCCACCTGGCCGCCGTTGCGCAGACGCAGGCCCGCGACGCCGCCGCcaacgccgccgacgccgccgcagccgccgccggagCCGCCGCCGGAGCCGCCTTCGGCTACGCCCCCGCTGTCGGCTacgccgctgccgcccccgccgtcgTTGCGCCGTCTCTGGGCTACGCGCGCTACGGCCCCGCCAACATCGTCATCGGGCCTGGAGGCGTACCACTGGACACCCCGGAGGTAGCCGCTGCGAAGGCAGCCAACGCTGCTGCCCACCTGGAAGCCAAGGCCCGTGCCGGCATATTCCATGGCTAG